Within the Ochrobactrum sp. Marseille-Q0166 genome, the region GAAGCCATCGACCTTACCCGCGAAATTCTCGGCGTTCCGGCTGATTACCGTATTGGCATCGTCCCTGCATCGGATACGGGTGCCATGGAAATGGTGCTTTGGTCGATGCTCGGTGAACGCGGCGTTGACATGGTCGCATGGGAAAGCTTCGGCTCCGGCTGGGTCACAGATGTGGTCAAACAGCTCAAGCTGGAAGACACCCGCACCTTTGTGGCGCCTTACGGTGATGTGGTTGACTTCGACCAGGTCGATTTCGACCGCGACGTCGTTTTCACCTGGAATGGAACCACATCAGGGGTCCGCATTCCAGATGCCGATTTTATTCCGGCAAACCGCAAGGGACTGGCGATCTGTGACGCCACGTCTGCCGCTTTTGCGCAGCGTCTTGATTTTGCGAAGCTCGATGTGGTCACATTCTCCTGGCAGAAAGTGCTGGGTGGTGAGGGCGCACATGGTATGCTCATCCTGTCTCCTCGTGCGGTTGCACGTCTGGAAAGCTATAAGCCAGCGTGGCCATTGCCTAAGATTTTCCGCATGACTTCCGGTGGCAAGCTGATTGAGGGTATCTTCGTTGGCGAAACCATCAATACGCCATCGATGCTTTGCGTTGAAGACTATCTGGATGGCTTGAGCTGGGCACGGTCTATCGGTGGGCTTGATGGCCTGGTGACGCGTGCAGACAATAATTTCGCCGTCCTTGATGCATTTGTCGAAAAGACACCGTGGGTCGCCAATCTTGCGAACAAGCCTGAAACGCGTTCCAATACATCGGTTTGCCTCAAGGTCGTGGACCCGGAAATTACCGCGCTACCGGCTGACGAACAGGCAGCTTTTGCCAAAGCGATTGTCTCGGCTCTCGAAAAAGAAGGAGTCGCCTTTGATATCGGCTCCTATCGCGATGCGCCTGCGGGCCTGCGTATCTGGACGGGTGCCACGGTGGAAACATCGGATCTTGAAGCGCTGACACCGTGGCTGGACTGGGCATTTGCTACGCAGAAAGCCGCTCTCAAAGCAGCGGCCTGATCGTCAGGAATGTTTGCATCACTGGCCGGAATAGACCCGGCCAGTCAACGACATTCTTCTTTGGTACACATTCGAAGGAGGCCCTTATGGCACCTCGCGTACTCGTATCCGATAAATTGTCGCCGACCGCCATTCAGATTTTCAAAGATCGCGGTGTTGAAGTTGATTACCTGCCAGATCTTGGCAAGGACAAAGAAAAGCTGCTTGAAGTCATCGGCCAGTATGATGGTCTGGCTATCCGTTCCGCAACCAAGGTGACGGAAAAGCTGATTGCTGCAGCAAAGAAACTTAAGGTCATTGGTCGCGCCGGGATTGGCGTGGACAATGTCGATATCCCGGCGGCGTCTCGCCGTGGTATCATTGTGATGAATACGCCTTTCGGTAATTCGATCACGACTGCAGAACATGCAATTGCACTGATGTTTGCAGTTGCGCGTCAGCTCCCAGAAGCTGACGTTTCCACCCGTGCTGGAAAGTGGGAAAAGAACCGCTTCATGGGCGTGGAAATTACTGGCAAGACATTGGGTGTTGTGGGCTGTGGGAATATCGGTGCTGTGGTTGCAGCGCGGGGTATCGGCCTCAAGATGCATGTTGTTGCGTTCGATCCGTTTCTATCGGAAGCGCGGGCGCAGGAGCTTGGTGTTGAAAAGCTCGAGCTTGATGAACTTCTGGCGCGCGCCGATTTCATCACGCTGCACACGCCACTGACCGACAAGACACGCGGCATCATCAATGCCGACGCACTGGCTAAGACCAAGCCGGGCGTCCGCATTATCAACTGCGCACGCGGCGGTTTGATTGTTGAAAAGGATCTGGTTGCAGCATTGAAATCAGGTCATGTTGCCGGTGCCGGTATTGATGTTTTCGAGACCGAGCCTGCTACAGACAATGAATTGTTCAATCTGCCCAACGTGGTTTGCACACCGCATCTTGGTGCTTCGACTTCCGAAGCGCAGGAAAATGTGGCGATTCAGGTGGCCGAGCAAATGTCGGATTATCTGGTCAAGGGTGCTGTTTCCAACGCGATCAACATGCCGTCGATCACTGCAGAGGAAGCGCCGCGCCTCAAGCCATTCGTCAAGCTCGCAGAAGTTCTGGGTGCTTTTGTTGGCCAGGTGACGGACGAGCCAATTCAGGAGGTCGAAGTACTTTTTGACGGTTCCACTGCGGGCATGAACACACGCGCTCTGGTCAGTGCAGCACTTGCCGGTCTGATTCGTCCGCAGGTTGCTGATGTGAACATGGTTTCTGCACCGATTATGGTGAAGGAACGTGGAATCATCGTCTCCGAGATCAAGCGCGACAAGTCTGGTATCTTCGACGGCTATATCAAGCTCACCGTGAAGACCACCGAACGTGAACGGTCAATTGCAGGAACGTGTTTCTCGGATGGCAAGGCTCGTTTCATTCAGATCAAGGGAATCAACCTTGATGCGGAAGTCGGTCCGCACATGCTTTACGTCACCAATGTCGACATTCCAGGCATGATCGGTCTGCTCGGAACGATTTGCGGCAAGCACAATATCAACATCGCAAACTTTGCTCTCGGACGTAATCATCCGGGCGGTGATGCCATCGCGATGCTCTATGTCGATGACAGGATTCCACAGGCAGCACTTGACGAACTCATTGCTCAAGAGGCAATCAAGGCGGCAAGACCTTTGGAATTTAACATCGAGGAAGCTTGAGCGACATGACAGACGGGATTGAACAGGCAGAATGGCGGCGAATGCAAGCGCAGGACATAGCGCGCGTAACAGCCGTGGCCAATGTCGTTCACCCCGACTTCTTCGAGGATGAGGCGGTCTTCCGGGACCGCTTCAAAGTCTATCCGGCCGGTTGTTTTGTGCTGGCCAATGGCAGCGAAATTCTCGGTTATGGCATCAGTCATCCATGGCAACTCGATAAGGTGCCTGCGTTGAATTCGATTCTCGGTGAGCTGCCGAAGGAAACGAGCACCTATTATATTCACGATATCGCACTTCTGCCGGTGGTTCGCTCAGGCGGGCAGGCTTCGCGTGTGGTCGAATTGATGGCCGCTCAGGCAGAGCGAGATGGTTTTGTCACCATGGCCCTTGTTGCGGTCAATGGCTCTCAGGGATTCTGGGAGAAAAAGGGCTTCGTTACCCGCGATGTGACCGCACTCGAAGAGAAGCTGAAAGGCTATTCGGACGAGGCGCTCTATATGGTCCGCGCCGGCTAAAAGGCACTTTGACACTGAATAGCCTTATTCTCGACACTGGTTTGCCACCAATTTTCGAGTTTTAAGAGCACGTTTTCCACGTTTTTGCGAAAAATAATCATGTTTTGCGCATGAAAGAGTCGCGTAAGCAGGATTCAGTCTGTATAGAGACGAGGGATCAGCACCTCGCGTCAAACTGTCGGGGCTGCTTGCGATCCTTGGGTTATATTGACGGCTGAGATGCCGTACCGAGGAGTTTTCTCAATGGCGAATGTAGTTGTCGTCGGGTCGCAATGGGGCGACGAGGGCAAGGGAAAGATCGTGGACTGGTTGTCCGAGCGCGCCGATGTGATCGTGCGCTATCAGGGCGGTCATAACGCGGGTCATACGCTTGTCATCGATGGCGTCAGCTACAAGCTTTCGCTTCTGCCATCCGGCCTTGTACGCGGCAAACTGAGCGTGATCGGCAATGGTGTTGTGGTTGACCCGCATCATTTCGTCATGGAAGTCGAAAAGCTGCGCGGCCAGGGCATCGAAATCACCCCTGAAGTTCTGCGCATCGCAGAAAATGCACCGCTTATTCTGTCCGTTCATCGCGAACTGGATGCAATGCGTGAAGGCGCTACCGAAGGTCTCAAGATCGGCACCACCAAGCGTGGTATCGGCCCTGCATATGAAGACAAGGTTGGCCGTCGCGCGATCCGGGTCATCGATCTGACCGAGCCGGACACCTTAGAGCCAAAGGTTGAGCGCCTGCTTGCTCACCACAATCTGCTGCGTCGCGGCATGGGCCTTGAGGAAATCGCGGTTGCGACCATTCTTGAAGAGCTGACCTCGGTTGCAGACAAGATTCTCCCTTATATCGATCAGGTCTGGCGCGTTCTCGACGAACGTCGCAAGGCTGGCGACCGCATCCTTTTCGAAGGTGCGCAGGGCGCACTTCTTGATAACGACCACGGCACCTATCCGTTCGTCACCTCGTCCAACACTGTTGCCGGTCAGGCCGCTGCCGGTTCGGGCCTTGGTCCGACAGCAATCGGTTATGTTCTCGGCATTACCAAGGCTTATACCACCCGCGTTGGTGAAGGTCCGTTCCCGACCGAACTCAACGATGAAATCGGTGAATTCCTTGGTACCAAGGGCCATGAATTTGGCGTGGTAACAGGTCGTAAGCGTCGTTGTGGCTGGTTCGATGCCGTTATCGTTCGTCAGACGGTTCGCACTTCCGGCATCACCGGTATTGCGCTGACCAAGCTCGATGTTCTCGACGGTCTTGAGGAAATCAAGATCTGCGTGGCCTACGAACTCGATGGCAAGCGTATCGACTATCTGCCATCTTCAATGGGTGCGCAGGCCCGCGTGAAGCCGATTTATGAAACGCTGCCGGGCTGGTCGGAAACGACAGCTGGTGCGCGTTCGTGGAACGATCTTCCAGCGCAGGCTGTCAAATATGTCCGCCACATCGAAGAGCTGATCGGCGCGCCGGTTGCAATGCTCTCGACGAGCCCGGAACGTGAAGACACGATCCTTGTCACCGATCCATTCCATGATTGATTGATCGGGACTCCGGTTCTGATAACATAAAACACCCGGTTTGCCGTCATGGCGGACCGGGTGTTTTTTAAGATTTTTTCGCGATCATTTTGAAAGCGTTCACTTAATCGTTGCCGCAACCTTTGCTTTCCATCGATTATTGTGATTATTGAGATATTTACTGCATTTCGAACTCGCGGAAACTGGGTAAAACGGCATGGCGGATTTTGTAGCGGTTCTGAAAAAGACAATTGATGCGCAGGCAGACAAATCGCCTGAGCTGCGTCAGCGTGTCTATGCAAAAGCACGTGCGACGATTGAACAGAAGCTTGTGACGGCGAACGCCTCGCAAGTTGTGGCTGTTCGCCAGCGCAAAATCCTCGAGGATGCTATTGAAGAAGTTGAAGCCTTTTATGCGCCTCCAGCTTCCACGCCGCCCCTTGACGAGCCCCAGACTGATCCGCTCGAAGAGTTTCTGCACGAATCAACGCGTGCGGCAAACATGCCTTCTCATGCAGACCGCGAACCGCAGATTGCGACTGAGCACCACTACTCTGACCGCGATTACGAGCGCGAAGAAGAAACATCGCAGGCTCAGCACGCTCGTCGCGATGATTGGGGTGTCGAGCGCGAGCCGGATCATACGGACGATAAGACTTTTTCACGCCGCAGCGAATATGTAGAACGCAGCAGCCCGAAACAAAAGCGTTCTTCTACAGGCCTGATTATTGGCCTAGTTGTTGTGCTTGCCCTTGGTGCTGGCGGTTATGTTGCTTGGAGTAACAAGGACAAACTTCAGGAACTGGCATCAAGTCTTGGCCGCAGCGATGCACCGGCCAGCGGTGACAGTGGTACGACGCAGCAGCCTGAACAGCAGGTGCCACCGGCCGGACAGACTGCGGGTGCTGACCAGCCACAGACGCCACCTGAAGAACAGAAGATGACTCAACGTCTGATGCCGGACGGCAGCGAGACAGACGAAGGTCCAGCCGGTGGACAGGCCAGCCTCGGTGAGGGGAAATCTACCGCTGCCTCAACGCCGGGTGCAGAACAGACCAATTCACCGAACCAGCCACAAAGTCAGCAGGCTGTTGCCGTTGGCCAACAGGCGCTTCTTTATGAGGAACGCGGTGGTACGGAAACGGGGTCGGTAGAGCGTGGAACCGTCGTCTGGTCGGAAATTGAGGAAAGCCCAAGCGAGGGTGAACCTGCTGCGCCTGCAATTCGTGGTACGATCACGATGCCGGATACCAAGGCCGAGCTTAAGCTGACGATTCGCAAAAATACCGACCAGTCCATTCCCGCCAGCCATCTGATTGAGATGGTATTCACTGTGCCAGATGACTTTGCTGGAGGTGCCGTTGATAACGTCCAGCGTATCACATTCAAAGATACGGAACAGGCAGCTGGTAATCCACTGATTGCTGTACCTTCCAAGATAGCGGACAACTTCTTCATTATCTGGCTAAATGACGCAAAGACCGCACAGGATACCAATCTTTCTCTGATGCGCCGTTTGCAGTGGATCGATATTCCGATCTCTTATCGCAACGGGCGGCGCGCTCTGATCAGCCTTGAAAAGGGCATTCCGGGCGAGAAAGTCTTCAATGACGTTCTGGGTGCGAGCTAAACGACACGAAATAGCAAAAAGGCCGCTTTGAGCGGCCTTTTTGTTTCAGCGATATATAGCTTGATTATTTCTTTTCAGAAAAAGCCTTGATGGCTTTGGCCACTTCGTTTGCTGCAGTTTCAGCAGTATCGAAGCCGCGGAGTTCGACCGCTTTCCGGCCTTCAGGCAATTGTTTGTAAACGCGGAAAAAAGCTTCAAGGCGCTGCTGCTCGATCTTTGGCAGATCAGCAATCTCCTTGATATTGTCGTAGGTTGGGTCGATTTTAGAGGTCGGGACAGCGACGATCTTGTCGTCCGTTTCACCACCGTCGATCATCTTGAGAACGCCGATTGGACGAACCTTGATGATTGCACCCGGAACGATTGGTTCGCGGGTGTAGACGAGCGCGTCAAGCGGATCGCCGTCGCCTGCCAGCGTGCTGGTTATGGAGCCGTAATTGGCTGGATAAACGACCGGCATCGACTGATAGCGATCGACGATGATGTGGCCGGTCTTGTCGTTGATTTCGTACTTGGTGAAGCTGCCTTGTGGAATTTCAATGGCAGTGAAGAATTCTTTTCCGTCCTGCTCTTTCTGAGGGTAGTCCAGATAGGAGACATATTCAGACGCAGATACAGCGGTTGCAGCAGTCAGAGCGAGCATTGCAGCAAGCAGGAGCTTTTTCATGGGAGACCTTCAGGTTTCGGTGAAACACCTCACGTTGCCTAAAGCCATTCCATTACAGTTATTTGACGTTTTTTTATCGGTTGGATGACAGGTTGCATCGGACGACGCTCCCGTGGATCAAAATGCGATTTCGTCTCAAAATCAGGCGATATCTTTCTTGAGACTCTTCAAAAGCAAACTGCCGCAAAACGGTTTCCCACTTTGCGGCAGTAGATGGGGCTGAAGAACATCAGTTTCAGGCGTGAGCTTCTTCAACATGGTTCAAAGCCTTCTGCTGCTTGAAAGCTGCAGCCTTGACGGCAGCCTGTACTTTTTCAAAGGCCCGCACTTCGATCTGGCGCACGCGTTCACGGCTGATGCCAAATTCACCGGAAAGGTCTTCCAGCGTCATTGGATCTTCCGAAAGGCGGCGGGCTTCAAAGATGCGACGTTCACGCTCGTTGAGCGTGTCCATGGCCTGTTCAAGCAGCGAGCGGCGGCTTTCCAGTTCGTCCTGTTCAATTAGAATCTGTTCCTGACTGCTGCTGTCGTCCACGAGCCAATCCTGCCATTCGCCCGATTCACCTTCGGCTGCGCGCAGCGGCGCATTAAGCGAAGCGTCGCCCGACAGACGGCGGTTCATGGAGACCACTTCGTCTTCGCTAACCTTCAGCTTGGTCGCAATCTGCTTGACCTGATCCGGGTTGAGATCCCCATCGTCAAGCGCCTGAATTTTGCTCTTCATCTTGCGCAGATTGAAGAACAGGCGTTTCTGATTGGCAGTCGTACCCATCTTCACAAGGCTCCACGAGCGCAGGATATATTCCTGGATCGAAGCCTTGATCCACCACA harbors:
- the serA gene encoding phosphoglycerate dehydrogenase, whose amino-acid sequence is MAPRVLVSDKLSPTAIQIFKDRGVEVDYLPDLGKDKEKLLEVIGQYDGLAIRSATKVTEKLIAAAKKLKVIGRAGIGVDNVDIPAASRRGIIVMNTPFGNSITTAEHAIALMFAVARQLPEADVSTRAGKWEKNRFMGVEITGKTLGVVGCGNIGAVVAARGIGLKMHVVAFDPFLSEARAQELGVEKLELDELLARADFITLHTPLTDKTRGIINADALAKTKPGVRIINCARGGLIVEKDLVAALKSGHVAGAGIDVFETEPATDNELFNLPNVVCTPHLGASTSEAQENVAIQVAEQMSDYLVKGAVSNAINMPSITAEEAPRLKPFVKLAEVLGAFVGQVTDEPIQEVEVLFDGSTAGMNTRALVSAALAGLIRPQVADVNMVSAPIMVKERGIIVSEIKRDKSGIFDGYIKLTVKTTERERSIAGTCFSDGKARFIQIKGINLDAEVGPHMLYVTNVDIPGMIGLLGTICGKHNINIANFALGRNHPGGDAIAMLYVDDRIPQAALDELIAQEAIKAARPLEFNIEEA
- a CDS encoding adenylosuccinate synthase produces the protein MANVVVVGSQWGDEGKGKIVDWLSERADVIVRYQGGHNAGHTLVIDGVSYKLSLLPSGLVRGKLSVIGNGVVVDPHHFVMEVEKLRGQGIEITPEVLRIAENAPLILSVHRELDAMREGATEGLKIGTTKRGIGPAYEDKVGRRAIRVIDLTEPDTLEPKVERLLAHHNLLRRGMGLEEIAVATILEELTSVADKILPYIDQVWRVLDERRKAGDRILFEGAQGALLDNDHGTYPFVTSSNTVAGQAAAGSGLGPTAIGYVLGITKAYTTRVGEGPFPTELNDEIGEFLGTKGHEFGVVTGRKRRCGWFDAVIVRQTVRTSGITGIALTKLDVLDGLEEIKICVAYELDGKRIDYLPSSMGAQARVKPIYETLPGWSETTAGARSWNDLPAQAVKYVRHIEELIGAPVAMLSTSPEREDTILVTDPFHD
- the rpoH gene encoding RNA polymerase sigma factor RpoH, with amino-acid sequence MAQVNLPSITSGDGGLTRYLEEIRRFPMLQPQEEYMLAKRYHEHTDPKAAHKLVTSHLRLVAKIAMGYRGYGLPIGEVISEGNVGLMQAVKRFEPERGFRLATYAMWWIKASIQEYILRSWSLVKMGTTANQKRLFFNLRKMKSKIQALDDGDLNPDQVKQIATKLKVSEDEVVSMNRRLSGDASLNAPLRAAEGESGEWQDWLVDDSSSQEQILIEQDELESRRSLLEQAMDTLNERERRIFEARRLSEDPMTLEDLSGEFGISRERVRQIEVRAFEKVQAAVKAAAFKQQKALNHVEEAHA
- a CDS encoding GNAT family N-acetyltransferase — translated: MTDGIEQAEWRRMQAQDIARVTAVANVVHPDFFEDEAVFRDRFKVYPAGCFVLANGSEILGYGISHPWQLDKVPALNSILGELPKETSTYYIHDIALLPVVRSGGQASRVVELMAAQAERDGFVTMALVAVNGSQGFWEKKGFVTRDVTALEEKLKGYSDEALYMVRAG
- a CDS encoding phosphoserine transaminase, with the protein product MTTIAKPVVRPANPNFSSGPCAKRPGWSLQALADAPLGRSHRAKIGKNKLKEAIDLTREILGVPADYRIGIVPASDTGAMEMVLWSMLGERGVDMVAWESFGSGWVTDVVKQLKLEDTRTFVAPYGDVVDFDQVDFDRDVVFTWNGTTSGVRIPDADFIPANRKGLAICDATSAAFAQRLDFAKLDVVTFSWQKVLGGEGAHGMLILSPRAVARLESYKPAWPLPKIFRMTSGGKLIEGIFVGETINTPSMLCVEDYLDGLSWARSIGGLDGLVTRADNNFAVLDAFVEKTPWVANLANKPETRSNTSVCLKVVDPEITALPADEQAAFAKAIVSALEKEGVAFDIGSYRDAPAGLRIWTGATVETSDLEALTPWLDWAFATQKAALKAAA
- a CDS encoding inorganic diphosphatase translates to MKKLLLAAMLALTAATAVSASEYVSYLDYPQKEQDGKEFFTAIEIPQGSFTKYEINDKTGHIIVDRYQSMPVVYPANYGSITSTLAGDGDPLDALVYTREPIVPGAIIKVRPIGVLKMIDGGETDDKIVAVPTSKIDPTYDNIKEIADLPKIEQQRLEAFFRVYKQLPEGRKAVELRGFDTAETAANEVAKAIKAFSEKK
- a CDS encoding transcriptional regulator, translated to MADFVAVLKKTIDAQADKSPELRQRVYAKARATIEQKLVTANASQVVAVRQRKILEDAIEEVEAFYAPPASTPPLDEPQTDPLEEFLHESTRAANMPSHADREPQIATEHHYSDRDYEREEETSQAQHARRDDWGVEREPDHTDDKTFSRRSEYVERSSPKQKRSSTGLIIGLVVVLALGAGGYVAWSNKDKLQELASSLGRSDAPASGDSGTTQQPEQQVPPAGQTAGADQPQTPPEEQKMTQRLMPDGSETDEGPAGGQASLGEGKSTAASTPGAEQTNSPNQPQSQQAVAVGQQALLYEERGGTETGSVERGTVVWSEIEESPSEGEPAAPAIRGTITMPDTKAELKLTIRKNTDQSIPASHLIEMVFTVPDDFAGGAVDNVQRITFKDTEQAAGNPLIAVPSKIADNFFIIWLNDAKTAQDTNLSLMRRLQWIDIPISYRNGRRALISLEKGIPGEKVFNDVLGAS